One stretch of Halalkalicoccus sp. NIPERK01 DNA includes these proteins:
- a CDS encoding glutathione S-transferase N-terminal domain-containing protein yields the protein MSEPQITFYRLQACPYCERVTRKLGEYGLEYRSRFVEPMHSERNVVKRISGKRTVPAIVDENTGVTMSESANIVEYLENTYGDGEESSTDAGGEAEA from the coding sequence GTGAGCGAGCCACAGATCACCTTCTACCGACTGCAGGCGTGTCCGTACTGCGAGCGCGTCACCCGCAAACTCGGAGAGTACGGCCTCGAGTATCGCTCGCGGTTCGTCGAGCCGATGCATTCGGAACGGAACGTCGTAAAGCGCATCAGCGGGAAACGAACCGTCCCCGCGATCGTCGACGAGAACACCGGGGTGACGATGTCCGAGAGCGCGAACATCGTCGAGTACCTCGAGAACACCTACGGCGACGGCGAGGAATCGAGCACGGACGCGGGCGGGGAGGCCGAGGCCTGA
- a CDS encoding GTP-binding protein: MADAIPVTILSGALGAGKTTLLNHLLESVDERIAVLVNDMGELNVDAELIAEGGSAEGVAELSNGCICCELRDDLETAVMRLARSREFDGLVVESSGISEPAPVARLFTTRSKAAAVYDVDTLVTVVDAAGFHDLFSGGTSTDRAEVSEGGTRPLSDLLIEQVECCDVLVVNKCDLLSPTEIDEVEAVLERLAPGARIVRTEFGAVEPGEILHTGLFDAEAGARNALDSTDGDRAGHDHRHPDEEYGVTSFTYRRRRPFDPDRFASLLSDLPAELIRAKGSFWVAGRDARLRLGYAGQIARVTAGEPWIAARPAVERELYRENHPDLEWDDEWGDREQALVFIGREFDEEALIDRLDGCLTDDAAGDGGPFPDEGAVEFGR; this comes from the coding sequence ATGGCAGACGCGATTCCCGTGACGATCCTCTCGGGAGCCCTTGGAGCCGGGAAGACGACCCTGTTGAACCACCTTCTCGAGAGCGTCGACGAACGGATCGCAGTGCTCGTCAACGACATGGGCGAGTTGAACGTCGACGCCGAACTGATAGCGGAGGGCGGCTCCGCCGAGGGGGTCGCCGAACTCTCGAACGGGTGTATCTGCTGTGAGCTACGGGACGACCTGGAGACGGCGGTGATGCGACTGGCGCGCTCGCGGGAGTTCGACGGCCTCGTCGTCGAGTCCTCGGGGATCTCCGAACCCGCGCCGGTCGCGCGACTCTTCACCACGCGGTCGAAGGCCGCCGCGGTCTACGACGTCGACACGCTCGTCACCGTGGTCGACGCCGCCGGGTTTCACGACCTCTTCTCGGGCGGGACATCGACCGATCGCGCGGAGGTGAGCGAGGGCGGGACGCGCCCGCTCTCGGACCTCCTGATCGAGCAGGTCGAGTGCTGTGACGTGCTCGTCGTGAACAAGTGCGACCTGCTCTCACCCACTGAAATCGACGAGGTCGAGGCGGTCCTGGAGCGCCTCGCGCCCGGCGCCCGGATCGTCCGCACGGAGTTCGGGGCGGTCGAGCCCGGCGAGATCCTCCACACCGGGCTGTTCGACGCCGAGGCGGGGGCACGGAACGCGCTCGACAGTACGGACGGCGATCGCGCCGGTCACGACCACCGCCACCCCGACGAGGAGTACGGCGTCACCTCCTTTACCTACCGGCGCCGTCGCCCGTTCGATCCCGACCGGTTCGCGTCGCTCCTCTCGGACCTCCCCGCCGAACTGATCCGCGCGAAGGGGTCGTTCTGGGTCGCCGGGCGGGACGCGAGGCTCCGCCTTGGCTATGCGGGACAGATCGCGCGAGTGACGGCGGGCGAGCCCTGGATCGCCGCCCGTCCCGCGGTCGAACGGGAACTCTACCGCGAGAACCACCCGGATCTGGAGTGGGACGACGAGTGGGGCGACCGCGAGCAGGCGCTCGTGTTCATCGGACGCGAGTTCGACGAGGAGGCGCTGATCGACCGTCTCGACGGCTGTCTCACCGACGACGCGGCCGGCGACGGCGGGCCGTTTCCCGACGAGGGGGCCGTCGAGTTCGGCCGCTAA
- a CDS encoding SRPBCC family protein, giving the protein MREVSVSRFVRATTRGVERVLSPAALVEYEGSFEPHETVELEDRTRVIAGASGLEMGLLFEDLENGYRYEQEGEAGPFERMETTITYEPENEGTRIRMRSSVTLDLFPRPLTDRVAAWKREAELERALDAIEAALA; this is encoded by the coding sequence ATGCGCGAGGTCAGCGTCTCACGGTTCGTCCGGGCGACGACGAGGGGGGTCGAGCGGGTCCTCTCGCCCGCGGCGCTCGTCGAGTACGAGGGCAGTTTCGAACCCCACGAGACGGTCGAACTGGAGGACCGAACCCGGGTGATCGCCGGCGCGAGCGGCCTCGAGATGGGGCTGCTCTTCGAGGACCTCGAAAACGGCTATCGCTACGAGCAGGAGGGAGAGGCGGGCCCGTTCGAGCGCATGGAGACGACGATCACCTACGAGCCCGAGAACGAGGGGACCAGGATCCGGATGCGCTCGTCGGTGACGCTCGACCTCTTCCCCCGCCCGCTTACCGACCGCGTCGCGGCGTGGAAGCGCGAGGCCGAACTCGAACGGGCGCTCGACGCCATCGAGGCGGCGCTGGCCTGA
- a CDS encoding ArsA family ATPase codes for MAEYVFFGGKGGVGKTTVASAYALKCARAGLDTLVVSTDPAHSTSDVFDQEFGDDPRPVEGIENLRAMEIDPETEVQEHLQETKRALGDQLSPSMVGEIDLQIEMAHRTPGAYEAALLDRFIDVMREADCDRVVFDTSPTGSTLRLLSLPDLLEKWIDRLVYKREKSIDYFEMAAVGKQEPRRIREGDPILARLERRKERFAFAGEALREASFYLVCTPDELSVRETERSLSTHREYDLSVAGVVINKRTPAPEDDEEGRGARFLREKVATERERIDEMYEAFDAPIVGEIETRVREIKGDLLEEVAADLAVDV; via the coding sequence ATGGCGGAGTACGTCTTCTTCGGCGGTAAAGGGGGAGTGGGAAAAACGACGGTCGCCAGCGCCTACGCGCTCAAGTGTGCGCGGGCGGGCCTCGATACGCTCGTCGTCTCGACGGACCCGGCCCACAGCACCTCGGACGTCTTCGATCAGGAGTTCGGGGACGACCCCCGGCCCGTCGAGGGGATCGAGAACCTGCGGGCGATGGAGATCGACCCCGAGACCGAGGTACAGGAACACCTCCAGGAGACCAAACGCGCGCTGGGCGACCAGCTCAGCCCCTCGATGGTCGGCGAGATCGACCTCCAGATCGAGATGGCCCACCGCACGCCCGGCGCCTACGAGGCCGCCCTGCTCGATCGGTTCATCGACGTGATGCGCGAGGCCGACTGCGATCGTGTGGTCTTCGACACCTCGCCCACCGGCTCGACCCTTCGGTTGCTCTCGCTTCCCGACCTGCTGGAGAAGTGGATCGATCGGCTCGTCTACAAACGCGAGAAGAGCATCGACTACTTCGAGATGGCCGCCGTCGGCAAGCAGGAGCCTCGGCGGATCCGCGAGGGCGACCCGATTCTCGCGCGGCTCGAGCGTCGGAAGGAGCGCTTCGCGTTCGCGGGGGAGGCGCTACGAGAGGCCTCCTTCTACCTCGTCTGTACCCCCGACGAACTCTCCGTGCGCGAGACCGAACGCTCGCTTTCGACCCACCGCGAGTACGACCTCTCGGTCGCGGGGGTCGTGATCAACAAGCGAACCCCGGCACCCGAAGATGACGAGGAGGGCCGGGGCGCGCGGTTCCTCCGCGAGAAGGTCGCGACCGAACGCGAGCGGATCGACGAGATGTACGAGGCCTTCGACGCGCCGATCGTGGGGGAGATCGAGACCCGCGTCCGGGAGATCAAGGGCGACCTGCTGGAGGAGGTCGCTGCGGACCTCGCCGTCGACGTCTGA
- a CDS encoding redoxin domain-containing protein gives MVEFDVVDLGPAEHPGMGETAPDFTRPLVTREYWEDAALSDLADGGPVLLVFTPMDGAFPATYVWNEIRDRGWAESVTVVGLSISTPYEHKDLLEERGIDYGLFSDPGNGVAREYGIDHALDGMTGISEPRPAVFLLDTERVVEYAWVAEEWPEFPDYDAIEDAIESL, from the coding sequence ATGGTCGAGTTCGACGTCGTCGACCTCGGCCCCGCCGAACACCCCGGGATGGGAGAGACCGCGCCCGATTTCACCCGCCCGCTCGTCACCCGCGAGTACTGGGAGGACGCCGCGCTGTCGGACCTGGCGGACGGGGGCCCCGTCCTGCTCGTGTTCACCCCGATGGACGGGGCGTTCCCGGCGACCTACGTCTGGAACGAGATCCGCGACCGGGGGTGGGCGGAGTCGGTGACGGTGGTGGGCCTCTCGATCTCGACGCCCTACGAACACAAGGACCTGCTCGAGGAGCGGGGGATCGACTACGGACTGTTCAGCGACCCCGGCAACGGCGTCGCCCGCGAGTACGGCATCGACCACGCGCTCGACGGGATGACCGGGATCAGCGAGCCCCGGCCCGCGGTCTTCCTGCTCGATACCGAGCGGGTCGTCGAGTACGCCTGGGTCGCCGAGGAGTGGCCGGAGTTCCCGGACTACGACGCGATCGAGGACGCGATCGAATCGCTATAG
- a CDS encoding carbon starvation protein A, with the protein MAGVIWIVAIVLTTFTVAYIGYGRYLSQFVGLDDTRETPAHRYQDGQEYVPATKPVLLGHHYSSIAGGAPIVGPITAALIWGWLPAVLWVAIGNPLMGAVHDFTSLSASLRHEGKSIGYIIGEYVGERGKDMLLWFAFLLIILVVAVFALVIGVVFNAYPQAATASVIYIGLAVVFGVWLYQLGLPFVVGTVIFVAGVFASVWAGIQYPIALVPGDYPAGTIVLFGGFPFALLDSPNIAAWVVTMLVYGGAASILPVWMLLQPRDYLSSFLLYTGVGGSLLAVIAGTFLTTTTQPLEIQIGAWYGFLGQGGPLAEFLPAMMPLFPLLFITIACGTISGFHSLVSSGTTAKQLNKESDARLIGYGGMLAEGLLAAVALCAVALIAIPAGSGGIGLALPNFAEGGGIILTALGVPLVIGEVFMALVLASFLLTSMDTAVRLGRYMMEEIVGTPETAVESYAANKYVNTSVIALVAFFLLGSGRWEDLWTLFGGANQLLASLALLTGTVWLANWDESKQLFSTGVPMAVMATITVAGLAWVGGYQIIGGRLLGITAEAETTLLGQISAVAQVLIILVLIGLALSLIKLGYENIQTIRGRGEAVAADGGERE; encoded by the coding sequence ATGGCAGGAGTTATCTGGATCGTCGCGATCGTACTGACGACGTTCACGGTCGCGTACATCGGCTACGGGCGGTACCTCTCGCAGTTCGTCGGCCTCGACGACACGCGCGAGACGCCCGCACACCGGTATCAGGACGGGCAGGAGTACGTCCCGGCGACGAAACCCGTCCTGTTGGGGCATCACTACTCGAGCATCGCGGGCGGGGCACCGATCGTCGGCCCGATCACGGCGGCGCTGATCTGGGGGTGGCTGCCCGCCGTCCTCTGGGTCGCCATCGGCAACCCGCTGATGGGCGCGGTCCACGACTTCACCTCGCTGTCGGCGAGCCTCCGTCACGAGGGCAAGTCGATCGGCTACATCATCGGCGAGTACGTCGGCGAGCGCGGCAAGGACATGCTGCTGTGGTTCGCCTTCCTGCTCATCATTCTCGTGGTGGCGGTGTTCGCGCTGGTCATCGGCGTCGTCTTCAACGCCTACCCGCAGGCGGCGACCGCGAGCGTCATCTACATCGGGCTGGCGGTCGTCTTCGGCGTCTGGCTCTACCAACTGGGCCTCCCGTTCGTCGTCGGGACGGTGATCTTCGTCGCCGGCGTGTTCGCCTCCGTCTGGGCCGGCATCCAGTACCCGATCGCGCTCGTCCCGGGCGACTACCCCGCGGGAACGATCGTCCTGTTCGGCGGCTTCCCATTCGCCCTGCTCGACAGTCCGAACATCGCCGCGTGGGTCGTCACGATGCTGGTCTACGGCGGCGCGGCGAGCATCCTCCCGGTGTGGATGCTGCTCCAGCCCCGTGACTACCTCTCGTCGTTCCTGCTGTATACGGGCGTCGGCGGGTCGTTGCTCGCGGTGATCGCCGGGACGTTCCTCACGACGACCACCCAGCCACTGGAGATCCAGATCGGCGCGTGGTACGGCTTCCTCGGACAGGGCGGCCCGCTCGCGGAGTTCCTCCCGGCGATGATGCCGCTGTTTCCCCTGTTGTTCATCACCATCGCCTGCGGAACGATCAGCGGCTTTCACTCGCTGGTCTCCTCGGGCACGACGGCAAAACAGCTCAACAAGGAGAGCGACGCCCGGCTGATCGGGTACGGGGGAATGCTCGCGGAGGGCCTGCTCGCCGCGGTCGCGCTGTGTGCGGTCGCGCTGATCGCCATCCCGGCCGGGTCCGGCGGGATCGGCCTCGCGCTGCCGAACTTCGCGGAGGGCGGGGGCATCATCCTGACCGCGCTCGGCGTGCCGCTGGTGATCGGCGAGGTGTTCATGGCGCTCGTCCTCGCGAGCTTCCTGCTGACGAGCATGGACACCGCCGTCAGGCTGGGGCGGTACATGATGGAGGAGATCGTCGGCACCCCCGAGACGGCGGTCGAGAGCTACGCCGCGAACAAGTACGTCAACACGAGCGTCATCGCGCTCGTGGCCTTCTTCTTGCTCGGGAGCGGACGGTGGGAGGACCTCTGGACGCTCTTCGGCGGTGCGAACCAGCTGCTCGCGTCGCTCGCGCTCCTGACCGGGACGGTCTGGCTCGCCAACTGGGACGAGTCGAAACAGCTGTTCAGCACCGGCGTCCCGATGGCGGTGATGGCGACCATCACGGTCGCGGGCCTCGCGTGGGTCGGCGGCTACCAGATCATCGGCGGGCGGCTGCTGGGGATCACCGCCGAAGCCGAGACAACGCTGTTGGGACAGATCTCGGCGGTCGCACAGGTCCTCATCATCCTCGTCCTCATCGGACTCGCCCTCTCGTTGATCAAGCTCGGCTACGAGAACATCCAAACGATCCGTGGGCGGGGCGAGGCGGTCGCGGCCGACGGCGGTGAGCGCGAGTAA
- a CDS encoding DUF2892 domain-containing protein, giving the protein MDRNVGGADRHLRILGGIVLLGSALRARGFGRVAALLAGAVLLLTAAVQRCPVNALAGVDTCRAGERLEPGW; this is encoded by the coding sequence ATGGACAGGAACGTCGGCGGGGCGGACAGACACCTTCGAATACTCGGCGGAATCGTGCTGCTGGGCTCCGCCCTCAGAGCGAGGGGGTTCGGACGGGTGGCCGCGCTGCTCGCGGGGGCCGTCCTCCTCCTCACTGCGGCGGTCCAGCGATGTCCGGTGAACGCGCTGGCGGGAGTCGACACCTGCCGGGCGGGGGAGCGCCTGGAACCGGGGTGGTGA
- the upp gene encoding uracil phosphoribosyltransferase, with protein MTIEDRDTASVITHALARDTLSRLRDVETEQVAFRKGLVKLGRVCGYEIIDGSMETEYVEIQTPLETTMGERVKGLDDVVIVNVLRAATPFVEGLLKAFPRAKQGVISAGRDEEAGMDEDGFPISIDYVKLPEIRERDTVIVADPMLATGSTMCAVLDRVLENAPEPEHLFVLSAVSAPDGLIRVGERFPEAELLTVSIDDRLDENGYIVPGLGDAGDRAFRTT; from the coding sequence ATGACGATCGAAGACCGGGACACCGCGTCCGTCATCACCCACGCGCTGGCGCGGGACACCCTCTCGCGGCTTCGCGACGTCGAGACCGAGCAGGTCGCCTTCCGAAAGGGGCTGGTGAAACTCGGACGGGTCTGTGGCTACGAGATCATCGACGGGAGCATGGAGACCGAGTACGTCGAGATCCAGACGCCCCTCGAGACCACGATGGGCGAGCGCGTCAAGGGGCTGGACGACGTCGTGATCGTGAACGTGCTCCGGGCGGCGACGCCGTTCGTCGAGGGACTCTTGAAGGCGTTTCCCCGCGCCAAGCAGGGCGTCATCTCGGCGGGCCGCGACGAGGAGGCCGGCATGGACGAGGACGGCTTTCCCATCTCCATCGACTACGTCAAACTCCCCGAGATCCGCGAACGCGACACCGTGATCGTCGCCGACCCGATGCTCGCGACCGGCAGCACGATGTGTGCGGTGCTCGATCGCGTCCTCGAGAACGCCCCCGAGCCCGAACACCTGTTCGTCCTCTCGGCGGTGAGCGCCCCCGACGGCCTGATCCGCGTCGGCGAGCGGTTCCCCGAGGCCGAACTCCTCACCGTGAGCATCGACGACCGCCTCGACGAGAACGGCTACATCGTCCCCGGACTCGGCGACGCGGGCGACCGGGCGTTCCGGACGACCTGA
- a CDS encoding inorganic phosphate transporter: MVDAATLLTVLVAAFASLFMAWAIGAGSSGSTPFAPAVGANAISVMRAGFLVGLLGFAGAVLQGANVSEAVGRELISGVVLSGEAAAVGLLTAATLVAIGVFTGYPIATAFTVTGAIVGVGLALGGDPAWAKYAEIAALWVLTPFVGGGIAYATARLLRSEGVPERYTVPMLAGVIGVLLANIEFALLGPPDVGRSIAETASIAMGAPSGGGIDLGTAGTTTAFALAAVLVVGRDMARDAAGAQRRFLLALGGLVAFSAGGSQVGLAIGPLLPLLDPFALSLTAILVGGGIGLLAGSWTGAPRMIKAIAQDYSSLGPRRSIAALIPSFAIAQAAVLFGIPVSFNEIIVSAVVGAGYAAGGGGVSKAKMGYTVLAWIGSLALSIVLGYGILTLAFALL; encoded by the coding sequence ATGGTCGACGCCGCTACGCTCCTGACCGTTCTGGTCGCCGCGTTCGCCAGTCTGTTCATGGCGTGGGCGATCGGCGCGGGCTCCAGCGGGTCGACGCCCTTCGCCCCCGCGGTCGGCGCGAACGCCATCTCGGTGATGCGCGCCGGCTTCCTGGTCGGCCTCCTCGGGTTCGCGGGGGCCGTCCTCCAGGGCGCGAACGTCTCCGAGGCCGTCGGGCGCGAACTCATCTCGGGGGTCGTCCTCTCCGGCGAGGCGGCCGCGGTCGGCCTGCTTACCGCCGCCACGCTCGTCGCGATCGGCGTCTTCACCGGCTACCCCATCGCCACCGCCTTCACCGTCACGGGGGCGATCGTCGGGGTCGGCCTCGCGCTCGGGGGCGATCCCGCGTGGGCGAAGTACGCCGAGATCGCCGCCCTCTGGGTGCTCACCCCCTTCGTCGGCGGCGGCATCGCCTACGCTACGGCCCGCCTGCTCCGGTCGGAGGGGGTTCCCGAACGCTACACCGTCCCGATGCTCGCCGGCGTGATCGGCGTGTTGCTCGCGAACATCGAGTTCGCACTCCTCGGCCCGCCCGACGTCGGCCGGTCGATCGCCGAGACCGCCTCGATCGCGATGGGGGCGCCGTCGGGCGGCGGGATCGACCTCGGGACGGCCGGGACCACGACGGCGTTCGCGCTCGCGGCCGTCCTCGTGGTCGGCCGGGACATGGCCCGGGACGCCGCCGGCGCACAGCGGCGATTCCTGCTCGCGCTCGGCGGCCTGGTCGCCTTCTCCGCCGGCGGCAGTCAGGTGGGCCTGGCGATCGGGCCGCTGCTCCCACTTTTGGATCCGTTCGCCCTCTCGCTGACGGCGATCCTCGTCGGCGGCGGGATCGGGCTGCTCGCGGGGTCGTGGACCGGCGCGCCACGCATGATCAAGGCGATCGCACAGGACTACTCCTCGCTGGGGCCACGGCGCTCGATCGCCGCGCTCATCCCCTCGTTCGCGATCGCACAGGCCGCCGTCCTCTTCGGCATCCCCGTCTCGTTCAACGAGATCATCGTCAGCGCGGTCGTCGGCGCGGGCTACGCGGCGGGCGGCGGCGGAGTGAGCAAGGCCAAGATGGGCTATACGGTGCTGGCGTGGATCGGCTCGCTCGCGCTCTCGATCGTGCTGGGCTACGGGATCCTCACGCTCGCGTTCGCGCTGCTGTGA
- a CDS encoding VOC family protein: MTTPDSLPAATRVGRVALRVNDLGRLVEFYRDAVGLAVLDRDEGRATLGAGGTGLLELLADPDAPPRGPDETGLFHTAFLVPSRAALGDALARVRERWRLDGASDHRVSEALYLSDPEGNGIEIYRDRPRDEWPTKGGRVEMDTLPLDIDALEDQRRGEAGVPDETTVGHVHLEVSSLARARGFYVEGLGLGVRQEWSDAALFLAAGDYHHHVGLNTWNGRTAPANGRGLDWFELLVPERALPPLRERLAKEGIEGEDDGQRVVLSDPDGIELRLRADAGSRR; encoded by the coding sequence ATGACGACACCGGACTCCCTCCCGGCGGCGACCCGCGTCGGCCGGGTCGCGCTTCGCGTGAACGACCTCGGTCGGCTCGTCGAGTTCTACCGCGACGCGGTCGGGCTCGCCGTCTTGGACCGCGACGAGGGCCGGGCGACGCTCGGCGCGGGCGGGACGGGGCTGCTCGAACTGCTCGCGGACCCCGACGCACCCCCGAGAGGACCCGACGAGACGGGGCTGTTTCACACGGCGTTCCTGGTTCCCTCGCGGGCCGCCCTCGGCGACGCCCTCGCGCGGGTCCGCGAGCGCTGGCGCCTCGACGGCGCCTCCGACCACCGCGTGAGCGAGGCGCTCTACCTCTCGGACCCGGAGGGAAACGGGATCGAGATCTATCGCGACCGCCCGCGCGACGAGTGGCCCACGAAGGGGGGACGCGTCGAGATGGACACCCTCCCGCTCGATATCGACGCCCTCGAGGACCAGCGCCGCGGCGAGGCCGGGGTTCCCGACGAAACGACCGTCGGGCACGTCCACCTCGAGGTCTCCTCGCTCGCGCGTGCCCGCGGGTTCTACGTCGAGGGGCTCGGACTGGGGGTCCGCCAGGAGTGGAGCGACGCGGCGCTGTTTCTCGCCGCCGGCGACTACCACCACCACGTCGGGCTGAACACGTGGAACGGGCGGACGGCCCCCGCGAACGGGCGCGGTCTCGACTGGTTCGAACTGCTCGTTCCCGAACGGGCGCTGCCCCCGCTCCGGGAGCGACTCGCGAAGGAAGGAATCGAGGGCGAAGACGACGGCCAGCGGGTCGTCCTCTCGGACCCGGACGGGATCGAACTCCGTCTACGGGCCGACGCCGGGTCGCGTCGCTAG
- a CDS encoding hemolysin family protein has translation MEFSLLVQADVLGVELTTGTVTILGIATIVVLIGLSAFFSSSEIAMFSLAQHRVEAMVEEDLSGAGMVQVLKEDPHRLLVTILVGNNIVNIAMSAIATGLLGIYFGGAVAVAASTFGITALVLLFGESAPKSYAVEHTETWARRVARPLKLAEYLMYPLVVVFDYLTRQINRMTGSAGGAIEAPYVTRDEIQDMLETGEREGVLEEDEHEMLQRIFRFTDTIAKEVMTPRLDMTAVPAETSIDEAIETCVQSGHERLPVYEGNLDNVIGIVTIRDLVRQSQYGEREVALADLTTPTLHVPESKNVDELLAEMREDRLNMVIVIDEFGTTEGLVTMEDLVEEVVGEILEGGEAEPIEHVDETTVVVRGEVNIDEVNEALEIELPEGEEFETIAGFIFNRAGRLVEEGETISYEGVEITVESVENTRIMTARVDKRGIEAFDAAEIDQEAE, from the coding sequence ATGGAGTTCTCGCTTCTCGTCCAGGCCGACGTCCTCGGGGTCGAACTCACCACCGGGACGGTGACGATCCTCGGGATCGCCACGATCGTCGTACTGATCGGTCTCTCGGCGTTCTTCTCCTCCTCGGAGATCGCGATGTTCTCGCTGGCCCAACACCGGGTCGAGGCGATGGTCGAGGAGGACCTCTCGGGCGCGGGAATGGTGCAGGTGCTCAAGGAGGACCCCCACCGCCTGCTGGTGACGATCCTCGTCGGCAACAACATCGTCAACATCGCCATGTCGGCGATCGCGACCGGCCTCCTGGGGATCTACTTCGGCGGCGCGGTGGCGGTCGCCGCCTCGACGTTCGGCATCACCGCCCTCGTCCTGTTGTTCGGTGAGAGCGCGCCCAAGTCCTACGCGGTCGAGCACACCGAGACGTGGGCCCGCCGGGTCGCCCGCCCGCTGAAACTCGCGGAGTACCTGATGTACCCCCTCGTGGTCGTCTTCGACTACCTCACCCGCCAGATCAACCGCATGACCGGGAGCGCCGGCGGCGCGATCGAGGCACCCTACGTCACCCGCGACGAGATCCAGGACATGCTCGAGACCGGCGAGCGCGAGGGCGTTCTCGAGGAGGACGAACACGAGATGCTCCAGCGCATCTTCCGGTTCACCGACACCATCGCCAAGGAGGTGATGACCCCGCGTCTGGACATGACCGCCGTTCCCGCCGAGACGTCGATCGACGAGGCGATCGAGACGTGCGTCCAGAGCGGCCACGAACGGCTGCCGGTCTACGAGGGCAACCTCGACAACGTCATCGGGATCGTCACCATCCGCGACCTGGTCCGCCAGTCGCAGTACGGCGAACGCGAGGTCGCGCTCGCCGATCTGACGACGCCGACGCTGCACGTCCCCGAGTCGAAGAACGTCGACGAACTGCTCGCCGAGATGCGCGAGGACCGACTCAACATGGTGATCGTCATCGACGAGTTCGGGACCACGGAAGGATTGGTCACGATGGAGGACCTCGTCGAGGAGGTCGTCGGCGAGATCCTCGAGGGCGGCGAAGCGGAGCCGATCGAACACGTCGACGAGACGACCGTCGTCGTCCGCGGCGAGGTCAACATCGACGAGGTAAACGAGGCCCTCGAGATCGAACTCCCCGAGGGCGAGGAGTTCGAGACCATCGCGGGCTTCATCTTCAACCGTGCGGGCCGGCTCGTCGAGGAGGGCGAGACGATCTCCTACGAGGGCGTCGAGATCACCGTCGAGAGCGTCGAGAACACCCGGATCATGACGGCTCGTGTCGACAAACGCGGGATCGAGGCGTTCGACGCCGCCGAGATCGATCAGGAGGCCGAGTGA
- a CDS encoding cupin domain-containing protein, with translation MGYQVIDPEAIDPTPDRPCTHRAIGSAADLSELAMNVYEADPGEQLPLAYHYHDDQEEAFYVLSGTLTVETPDGEYTADAGEVFVADPESPHRAYNAGTEGSLSVLAIGAPPVDDAHPYESDR, from the coding sequence ATGGGCTATCAGGTGATCGATCCCGAGGCGATCGACCCGACGCCGGACAGACCGTGTACTCACCGGGCGATCGGTTCGGCTGCCGACCTCTCGGAACTCGCGATGAACGTCTACGAGGCCGACCCCGGCGAACAGCTCCCGCTCGCGTACCACTACCACGACGACCAGGAGGAGGCGTTCTACGTCCTCTCGGGAACGCTGACCGTCGAGACGCCCGACGGCGAGTACACGGCCGACGCCGGGGAGGTCTTCGTCGCCGACCCCGAGAGCCCACACAGGGCGTACAACGCCGGCACGGAGGGGTCGCTCAGCGTCCTCGCGATCGGCGCGCCGCCGGTCGACGACGCCCACCCCTACGAGTCCGACCGATGA